GCAAACTGCAATTTGTGTCCGTATCAGGTACATTTCATCGCGGCGTGAGGGTCGCCCCTCATCTCTGTAAGGCCGAAATGCCCGCAGCAGCGCTATCACCGCCAGCCCACCCGCCGCCATCACAGCGTAGGAACCGACCGCATCATAGGGGTCGTCTCCAAATGGGACCACTCCAGCCAACGCCCGCGCATGCTTGGCAAACTCAAATACCCACCAAAGCAGCGCAACCAGACCGCACACTATGAGCGAATTCGTCTTTAAGTTCCAGCGCATGGGGCGAATTATATCCACCTCGCAATAAAGTCATACGCGGCGCCGTACGCCCAACCACCTATTCCGCGTTAACCTGTATAGTCATCCTCGCCCGCCTCCACCAAAAGCTCGGGCGCAAGCCGCCGGAGCCGAACTGGCGCTGAGAGCCTGCGACGAGGGCGAGATATACCAGTACCTCATGCCGCACCGCCGCCTGCGCAATGGCGTGCGCGAGTCCTTCGTCTAGAGAGTGAACTTGGCCCAATGGTTCAATTCAGTGCAGCGTTTCACGCCACCCCGCGCCGCAGCTTCATCACCGCATTCACCGTGCGCATGCCAGCCTTCACGGCGGCAAAACCCAATCCCTGCTTCGGCCCGGTGAACTGTTCCATCGCGCGGCGCGAATCCTCCACTGCGGCAAATCCATACTTCCGCATCGCCGCCTCGTATTCCCCGACCGCGGCCAGAAGCGGCTGCTCGCCGCGCGCCGCCCGCGTCAGCGACTCGCACAGCACGCGCGCATCCTTGAGTGCGATGTTGCCCCCAATACCGCGATAAGGCGTCATGCTGTGAATGGCGTCGCCCATCAGCGTAACGCGCGAAGGCATCCACGCTGGCTGAGGACGCGAGGTACGAAAGCGATTGAGAAAAATCTGCTCCTCCTCAATCTGCTCCACCAGAGCACGCAGCGTAGGGTGCCACGATTGCACCACCGAGCGCATGATTGTCTTCAACTTCGTCCCTGGAAGGCTCTCAGCCTTTTCCTCCAGCCCGAAATACTCCGGCCGGCCACCGAGCGCACATATCAGGTAGTCCCGCTCTTGCTCCGATGGCTCTTCAATACCAAGCCTGCGCAGCGCATCGTTCGATCTTTTCACCCTGCGCCACGGTGCCACAAACAGGCTGCACGGCGCAGGTGGCAGCACCATGACAGGGTCTAGCAACATCGCCGCAGGAACCAGCTTCATCGTCTGCTCATCGAGCGGCACTGTGCCGCCAATGCCGATGCGGCCTGTGTCCACCGGCCCTGCCTCGGGCAGCAGTTGCTGGCGCACCCGCGAATGCACGCCGTCCGCACCCACCAGCACATCGGCCTCGGCCGAAGAACCATTTTCAAAGTGCGTCCGCACGCGGTCGTTGGCCAGCAATTCATAACGCGCCACGCGGTGTCCCCAATGCACACTGTCTTCCAGATCCGCAAGCAACACCCTCCGCAGGGTGATGCGGCTGATGGAGCGATGCTTACGCACCTCATCCTCGCTATCCGTGTGGCCCAGCGAAAGTAGCTCCTGCAACTGCTCGGTCATCACCGTAAAGCTCTGCGCCGAGACTCCACCAGTCGCCTCAAAAGTCT
The DNA window shown above is from Acidobacterium capsulatum ATCC 51196 and carries:
- a CDS encoding FAD-dependent oxidoreductase, with product MSSAELHVAIAGGGLGGLCLAQGLKRAGIRVSVFERDAAPDARTQGFRIHIDPEGSEALHACLPPELWETFEATGGVSAQSFTVMTEQLQELLSLGHTDSEDEVRKHRSISRITLRRVLLADLEDSVHWGHRVARYELLANDRVRTHFENGSSAEADVLVGADGVHSRVRQQLLPEAGPVDTGRIGIGGTVPLDEQTMKLVPAAMLLDPVMVLPPAPCSLFVAPWRRVKRSNDALRRLGIEEPSEQERDYLICALGGRPEYFGLEEKAESLPGTKLKTIMRSVVQSWHPTLRALVEQIEEEQIFLNRFRTSRPQPAWMPSRVTLMGDAIHSMTPYRGIGGNIALKDARVLCESLTRAARGEQPLLAAVGEYEAAMRKYGFAAVEDSRRAMEQFTGPKQGLGFAAVKAGMRTVNAVMKLRRGVA